In Notamacropus eugenii isolate mMacEug1 chromosome 1, mMacEug1.pri_v2, whole genome shotgun sequence, one genomic interval encodes:
- the LOC140521710 gene encoding translocon-associated protein subunit delta-like, whose protein sequence is MASAPACVRRVLLLLLLLNGVSHCSAEPCTDPVITPSYYTTSDAVISTETVFIVEISLMCKNGAQNVALYADVNGKQFLVTRGQDIGCYQVSWSLEHKNAHSGTYEVKFFDEESYSLLRKAQRSNEDVSAIRPLFTVRVDHRGAWNGPWVSTEVLAAMIGMMVYYMAFSAKSNIQA, encoded by the coding sequence ATGGCATCTGCCCCTGCTTGTGTCCGCCGAGTCCTGCTTTTGCTGCTGCTCCTCAATGGGGTGTCGCACTGCTCAGCGGAGCCCTGCACTGATCCTGTGATTACTCCTTCCTACTATACCACCTCCGATGCAGTCATTTCCACGGAAACTGTTTTCATCGTTGAGATCTCTCTGATGTGCAAGAATGGGGCACAGAATGTGGCCCTTTATGCTGATGTTAACGGAAAGCAGTTTCTGGTGACCCGTGGCCAGGATATTGGATGTTATCAGGTGTCCTGGAGCTTGGAACATAAGAATGCCCATTCTGGAACTTATGAAGTCAAGTTCTTTGATGAAGAATCCTACAGTCTTTTGAGAAAGGCCCAGAGAAGCAATGAAGATGTCTCAGCTATTAGACCCTTGTTCACAGTCCGCGTGGATCACCGAGGTGCCTGGAATGGACCTTGGGTCTCTACTGAAGTGCTGGCTGCAATGATCGGCATGATGGTTTATTACATGGCCTTCAGTGCCAAAAGCAACATTCAGGCCTGA